The following proteins are co-located in the Leishmania panamensis strain MHOM/PA/94/PSC-1 chromosome 26 sequence genome:
- a CDS encoding hypothetical protein (TriTrypDB/GeneDB-style sysID: LpmP.26.2040) yields MGGESSKHSNSSAHARRREGRRSAAPHAQAGADYHPPPLNVHPARLGPSYGEAPEYIPPSPVQCAASPILSSSSLDPSLTWMLDTEAVLITEWNRSLQNVAASSSGPFGVWQGGEAVTDDSKMSCAVTTPQSGVSTTASNTLGLTSSSTCLPLSGSLLPAHLQSSTGLALGCDSVTVTTGRSTGMSLRVPTTWSHPKPSCANVSPKTMSSPKSPQATPHPLSVSSEGAPSLVVSTLPVGIDYFRVLQSRWLAVEQPLLPPTADEEDLSDSVILEAVSEVSGDVLQPPVPLGHMIALFVPQWRSEGLFEAAQHSQAR; encoded by the coding sequence ATGGGCGGCGAGTCTAGCAAGCACTCCAACTCCTCGGCTCACGCCCGCCGTCGTGAGGGGaggcgcagtgctgcgcccCATGCTCAGGCGGGTGCCGACtaccaccctcctcctctcaacGTGCACCCGGCTCGGTTGGGCCCCTCTTATGGAGAAGCCCCCGAATACATCCCGCCGTCACCGGTTCagtgcgcagcgtcgccgatCCTATCGAGCAGCTCGCTGGATCCGTCGCTGACGTGGATGTTGGACACCGAGGCGGTTCTCATTACAGAGTGGAACCGTAGTCTGCAAAACGTTGCTGCTTCTAGTAGCGGCCCATTTGGGGTGTGGCAGGGAGGTGAGGCGGTAACCGACGACTCAAAGATGTCATGTGCGGTAACAACGCCACAAAGTGGTGTGAGCACTACAGCCTCCAATACACTGGGGCTGACCTCGTCGTCCACATGCCTGCCGCTGTCTGGATCGTTGTTGCCGGCACATCTGCAGTCTTCCACAGGGCTGGCGCTGGGCTGCGACTCAGTGACCGTGACTACGGGGCGCAGCACCGGGATGTCCTTACGCGTCCCGACCACGTGGTCACACCCAAAGCCATCATGCGCTAACGTCTCACCAAAGACGATGTCCAGCCCGAAGAGTCCTCAGGCAACGCCGCATCCGCTGAGTGTCTCTTCCGAGggtgcgccgtcgctggtTGTGTCAACACTGCCGGTTGGCATTGACTACTTCCGTGTTTTGCAGTCGCGGTGGCTGGCCGTAGAACAGCCCTTGCTGCCACCGAcggcggacgaggaggacctcAGCGACTCCGTCATTCTCGAGGCGGTTTCCGAGGTGAGTGGCGACGTTCTGCAACCACCGGTACCGCTGGGGCACATGATCGCCTTATTTGTACCGCAGTGGCGATCGGAGGGGCTCTttgaagcggcgcagcacagccaAGCGCGCTGA
- a CDS encoding hypothetical protein (TriTrypDB/GeneDB-style sysID: LpmP.26.2050) codes for MNVAALSRLIEGAPIMIDSVPVGIDYYAALQKAWSRAPERPPSLPPLAMVSDVNLHTIEEMLSGDSEGEELRPPVPLGLIITYFIEDWRDSGLYDIVRKREETLSQQPHKWKP; via the coding sequence ATGAacgtggcagcgctgtcgcgccTCATCGAAGGGGCGCCGATAATGATAGACAGTGTTCCTGTGGGAATCGATTACTATGCGGCTTTGCAGAAGGCATGGTCTCGCGCACCGGAGCGACCACCAAGTTTGCCACCTCTCGCCATGGTATCGGATGTGAACCTTCACACTATCGAAGAAATGCTCTCGGGCGACTCCGAAGGCGAGGAGTTACGACCGCCGGTTCCCCTGGGGCTCATTATTACGTACTTTATTGAGGACTGGCGTGATAGCGGGCTGTACGACATCGTGCGGAAACGAGAGGAGACGCTGTCGCAACAGCCGCATAAGTGGAAGCCTTAG
- a CDS encoding serine/threonine protein phosphatase-like protein (TriTrypDB/GeneDB-style sysID: LpmP.26.2060): MSAHRTKGIGSVVHVEDAAVQFVPLHLQLSTRGGAGVATADEHLYGPHTSTIRVNSYVRCVHDSGVPKIRSLQELLTQKVQPTPAGPDTPCLRPSHGPAEAWAQSPELSSFNDKHVTMTSAHCQIASQCHRDPPFSGAPAACNPSPELFFTADSVATPNTFATVKTHEMRILSRLTKRLRWSERHQDMPCGEPMEMLLVEVGGDEDEDAEEVTEDKDADVFDVVRTDSLDILTPFPGDLFQQQDEAGVQFLPCTTREKAEAASREGAVGCAAGEEAPRPFAVVSSPVAKSSLSPRQVLHSSERIASSHSSTGVCCAFARDPTPADGGKSHVTDVKHAGYSDTSSRHCHYTCEPQREHSQSAVVALRTMYPAPVARLEESPYHYIMRNYVGGTFLYYRTPESKGYFLRLCHRVVAQVRPLLEQETLSPHHGLFPRINAPAFVFGDIHGNFEDLSFFLKRLLIFHDFNLTPANILCLGDYVDRGPFSLECVMLLFSLKIMNASKIVMLRGNHEDRVVCGDLRTYGHSCFLAQCHTVFGYTEGTKLFREVTALFKYLPLAAELVIPSAPNLSFLRSQQTVMHPNLYVSRPALLLHDGDRTRQARPTSSLAPDSATRMPSFDSKPFCTPHRNGEVASGDKESADALSQNSASAAAASPLPPGYSTIADASLAYGQPSRHEAHEERILCAHGGIPRFDRSPLVENALAFLRSLSFPRMLTLFPNNPAVKDDVECMPDYFVKQELEVLWRRYPSAAPPGFTAACRREDAEAAAAAGVATTTTLSVSPSSEALSSTSNRCRMKSSSSVGRSAGNHEIAAAAARLEAETLSRTSLCSVASSLSSTTRSPSALHSEQERCQSHKSLTVARRSSDFLPQLTEGDVRKGWYIMFDLLWSDPTSMELEKEAARADWEVSRDAGAVQDTAGATARRPTAHMHVNEWGFTVNTRGSNVVSFSAKAVDTFLTAYHYSMLFRAHQEKAHGLRWSKSNKVLTIFSSSNYMGHRNGAGCVVVTANGEVQMIEKVVTM; encoded by the coding sequence ATGTCTGCCCATAGAACCAAGGGCATCGGTAGCGTCGTGCACGTTGAGGATGCCGCGGTGCAGTTTGTCCCACTGCATCTGCAGCTGTCCACccgtggtggcgcaggtgtgGCGACAGCAGATGAGCATCTCTACGGACCCCATACGAGCACCATACGCGTGAATTCATACGTACGCTGCGTGCACGACAGCGGGGTACCGAAGATTCGCTCCCTCCAGGAGCTCCTCACGCAGAAGGTTCAGCCGACTCCCGCAGGGCCAGATACGCCATGCCTTCGACCGAGTCACGGGCCCGCAGAGGCGTGGGCGCAGTCGCCAGAGTTGTCGAGTTTCAACGACAAACATGTGACGATGACGTCGGCGCATTGCCAGATTGCGTCTCAGTGCCACAGAGACCCCCCATTCTCTGGTGCTCCTGCGGCATGCAATCCGTCGCCGGAGCTCTTCTTCACCGCCGACAGCGTCGCTACGCCAAACACGTTTGCCACAGTCAAGACTCACGAGATGCGCATCTTGTCCCGCCTCACGAAGCGCCTACGGTGGTCAGAGCGGCATCAGGATATGCCCTGTGGTGAGCCGATGGAGAtgctgctggtggaggtCGGCGGAGATGAGGACGAAGACGCTGAGGAAGTGACGGAGGATAAGGACGCTGATGTGTTTGATGTTGTTCGCACTGATTCTCTAGACATACTCACACCGTTCCCAGGGGACCTTTTCCAGCAGCAAGATGAAGCTGGCGTACAGTTCCTGCCCTGCACCACTCGtgagaaggcagaggcggccTCGCGGGAAGGCGCCGTTGGCTGCGccgcgggggaggaggctcCGCGGCCCTTCGCCGTGGTCTCCAGTCCAGTGGCGAAGTCGAGTTTATCCCCACGGCAGGTGTTGCACTCGAGCGAGCGCATCGCTTCGTCCCACTCGTCCACCGGTGTCTGTTGTGCTTTTGCCAGAGACCCCACGCCCGCTGACGGAGGGAAATCTCACGTCACTGACGTCAAACACGCCGGCTACAGCGATACCTCATCGCGCCATTGCCACTACACCTGTGAGCCGCAGCGGGAGCATTCACAGTCTGCTgttgtggcgctgcgcactATGTACCCTGCTCCGGTGGCGAGGCTGGAGGAGAGCCCGTACCACTACATCATGCGCAACTACGTTGGCGGCACTTTTCTCTATTATCGCACGCCGGAGAGCAAGGGCTACTTTTTGCGGCTGTGCCACCGCGTCGTGGCCCAGGTGCGGCCGCTGCTAGAGCAGGAAACGCTCTCGCCCCACCATGGCCTCTTCCCTCGCATCAACGCACCGGCCTTTGTCTTCGGCGACATCCACGGCAACTTCGAGGACTTGTCCTTCTTCCTGAAGCGGCTACTGATTTTCCACGACTTCAACCTCACCCCAGCCAACATCTTGTGCCTCGGCGACTACGTTGATCGTGGCCCCTTCTCGCTGGAGTGCGTcatgcttctcttctcgctcaaGATTATGAACGCCTCGAAGATAGTCATGCTTCGCGGCAACCACGAGGACCGCGTTGTCTGCGGTGATCTGCGCACCTACGGCCATAGCTGCTTCCTGGCTCAGTGCCACACTGTCTTCGGCTACACAGAGGGAACGAAGCTCTTCCGGGAGGTGACGGCACTGTTCAAATACCTCCCGCTGGCAGCGGAGCTGGTGATTCCGAGCGCACCAAATTTGTCGTTCCTGCGGTCGCAGCAGACCGTGATGCACCCGAACCTGTACGTGAGTCGGCCAGCGTTGCTGCTCCATGACGGAGATAGAACCAGGCAGGCTCGCCCAacgtcgtcgctggcgccTGACTCGGCAACGCGAATGCCTTCATTCGACTCGAAGCCCTTCTGCACGCCGCACCGCAACGGCGAGGTGGCTAGCGGCGACAAGGAAAGTGCCGACGCATTGTCCCAGAACTCtgccagcgcggcggcagcgtccccgctgccgcccggCTACAGCACGATTGCGGACGCCTCTCTAGCATATGGGCAGCCGTCTCGGCATGAGGCGCACGAGGAGCGCATTTTGTGTGCCCACGGTGGCATCCCCCGCTTTGACCGTTCGCCGCTGGTGGAGAACGCGCTCGCCTTTCTGCGCagtctctcctttccccgcATGCTCACGTTGTTCCCGAACAACCCGGCCGTGAAGGATGACGTCGAGTGCATGCCGGACTACTTTGTGaagcaggagctggaggtACTATGGCGCCGCTACCCGTCCGCTGCCCCACCCGGCTTTACAGCAGCGTGCCGACGCGAGGACGCagaggccgctgccgctgctggtgttgccACTACCACTACCCTGAgtgtgtctccctcctcggAGGCTTTGTCTTCTACCTCGAATCGGTGTAGGATGAAGAGTAGCAGCAGTGTGGGCAGAAGTGCGGGCAACCACGAAattgccgcagccgcagcgcgacTAGAGGCGGAGACATTGTCCCGCACCTCATTGTGCTCGGTGGCGTCCTCCTTGTCCTCGACGACGAGGTCGCCGTCTGCGCTGCACAGTGAGCAGGAGCGGTGCCAGAGCCACAAGTCGCTGACGGttgcgcgccgcagcagcgactttTTGCCGCAGCTGACCGAGGGCGACGTGCGCAAGGGCTGGTACATCATGTTTGACTTGCTCTGGTCGGACCCCACCTCGATGGAGCTGGAAAAGGAGGCGGCACGCGCGGACTGGGAGGTTTCCCGGGACGCTGGGGCCGTGCAAGACACCGCTGGTGCCACCGCTAGAAGGCCAACAGCCCACATGCACGTCAACGAGTGGGGCTTCACTGTCAACACCCGCGGCAGCAACGTggtctccttctctgccaaGGCAGTCGACACGTTCCTCACTGCGTACCACTACTCCATGCTCTTCCGCGCTCATCAGGAGAAGGCGCATGGGCTGCGGTGGAGTAAGAGCAACAAAGTGCTTACCATCTttagcagcagcaactaCATGGGCCACCGTAACGGTGCTGGATGCGTCGTTGTCACCGCGAACGGCGAGGTGCAGATGATTGAGAAGGTGGTAACCATGTAA